The following DNA comes from Hordeum vulgare subsp. vulgare chromosome 3H, MorexV3_pseudomolecules_assembly, whole genome shotgun sequence.
ATATGAGTAATATGATTCATCCAAAAGAGTGGTTGGAACTTTGATTTGAATTTTCACAAACACCTTGCAAAAATGATAGTGATACACCAAAAATTCATTTCGCTCGCCTTGTTAGCACAGACAGAGTTTGCTGACATAGACAACTGACAAGATCTGGGCATGGAATAAGGATCATGAAAACTTGGAAAATCAAAAATCTGCATACATCTTTTTTTATTTGAGAAAGGCATGCATCATTTCAAAGTCTCTGATTCAACATGCACCAGTAAATATAGTAACTACCAGCTGGAGTCGTCATTACATAAATGATGTTATAACCTCCATCAGCTACAGATTACAATGGAACACACCAAAGGGTACAGGTTGCCATCAGCCTGACTGTGCCAAGGTATTTCTCTTTTTTGGGAGCACAAATATTCAGTAAATACAATGGGCTCCATTAACCTCGCATCTCCTGATTATGCATAGCAGAATGGTCATAGAAGCTGAATGTCGATATACAGATATTTTGACTATAGAAGCTCAATCATCACACAACAGCCAGAGGATTATATTTATGCAAGAGAGATACGTGCATCATCAACTGAAAATGCTGCAGGGTGAAAACAAAGGTCAAGTGTATTACACAGCCCTGAGCTTTGGCACGTTACGATTATATCTGCATCTTACTTCATATTTGATGCTCCTTCGCTCTCTTACGAGCCAGTGCTCGTTCTCTAGCAGCAGCAAGTGCATCATTACTCCTCTTATAGTGCTCGTCAGTGATTGGCGCTGGTTGAGCATTCTGGAGAGCTTGTGAAGCAGATGTGAAAACATCTGCCTCTTTCTCAATAGATCTAGCAGCTGTTGAATCGTTTGATCCAGTAGTTGCAGGTTCTACCACACTTCTACTTTCATGAGCCTTGATCCTGTTTCATGTGAATAGCATGGGCAAATTAATCAGCAAGCAATTTAATTCCTCAGCATGAACCCAGTGTTCCAGTCTCATAGGCTCACCAGAATGATAAACTTTTTAAATCGCATCAGGAAAGTACCATGATAATTTACCTAACAGGGTAACAGGTCAAGAAAATGCAGTTCCTAACTGAAACATCAGCTCTTACCGGCTTGTTATCCACAACCTTtaaaaaatccccaaaaatatattttgaaataAGATGCCCAAGAATAATCATGTATCATTGTATCTGATTCCTAACAAACCGAGGCTTTTGTCCTAACAAAAAATGGAGTTTTCCGATTCATTAACTTAAAATGCAAATAGCAATACATAACACTAAAATTGATGAATAGTGAACCTGAACCAGAGGTTGAAGTGTCTGATAGCTTGCATGATGCCGGAAACGCATCTCTCAATTGCATAAAGCAACTTAAGGTTATCTCTCCTCTTGGGCATTACTAACCTAAATATGATTCCTGAGGAAAGGATTTATTTTCCTCAGGCCCTTGTAACTGACCGGTGTTCTTCCAGTTGAGAACACCAGTAGAGAATCCTCGGAGTTATCAGACTCCCAGAGTCTCTCAGAACTAAGCAACGGAGCTGAGTCCATGCAAAAAAAGCTCAAGCTATATTCGCCTATTTCAATAGTTAAATCACCTTAGCATTTCATCTCCCCTTCCTAAAAGAAGGATGCACCAGAGTATTCGTATTAAAATCTTAGGCGGACCTCGAATAAGAGATAGGAGACTAAAGCTGGAACTATGGTAGATGCAActgaaacaaacaaacaaacaaaccgtTTGTCTTAGGATCAGATGAATCACCTAAATTCGTGTTTGTGGATCatgccatcacataattctcatgAGATATATGATGGAATTAGTACACCCTCATTAAACTATCTAACTAAACCGTAGTATTTCACATATAGTAATTTAAATAAGGGGAAGGAAAACGCAAAATTGTGGAGAGTGTTGTGTGGGTACCTAGGCATACAAGCAAGGAGCAAACGGTCTCGAGGGCAAACTCGAGCGCACGGAACTCAAAGGGGACAGCAAATCATGATGGCCTTGTCGACCTCGAGCGTTTGGCGCTCGATGGGAAAGGACAAAGGAGGACGGGGCTCCGCTTGCCGCGCCCAGCGTCGCCTCCCTCTCTTTTCACAGGAGCTCGATGCCTCGGCCTCGTCGCCGGATCTGGCGAGGGGGCGCCGGAGTTGAtgcgggcggcgagggcgaggAATGTGCGGGCCTCGTTGTCAGTGCGGTAGAGAGAGCCGTTGAGCGGCCTGAGCTCGAGCGTCCATATGAAGGGCCGGCCGGTGGTGGCGTTGGAGAGGCAGACGGAGACGGTGGAGGACTGGGCCAGGACGACGGCCTCCCTGGTGAGCCGGCGCCAAAGGACCCCATCCTCGGCGTCACCGAGGCCTTCCTCGCCGACCCCATGGCCGGGAGAGACCCACCTCGACGCGTCCggccggaggtggaggaggtggctgGTGGCGACGTGGTGGCCGGGTGCTAGGAGGAGCCGgtcggtggagaggaggggcaggGGGCGGAGGAGGCCGGGGAGGCGCGGGggtggctggcgcggggcggccctggcggcggtggggtggggcggaTCCGA
Coding sequences within:
- the LOC123439760 gene encoding uncharacterized protein LOC123439760, which translates into the protein MLRLVMPKRRDNLKLLYAIERCVSGIMQAIRHFNLWFRIKAHESRSVVEPATTGSNDSTAARSIEKEADVFTSASQALQNAQPAPITDEHYKRSNDALAAARERALARKRAKEHQI